Proteins encoded by one window of Leptospira neocaledonica:
- a CDS encoding DoxX family protein, whose amino-acid sequence MPVLTQTVKNRLSTILSVFSALVFLQTLFFKFTGQDESVHIFSTLGIEPWGRIGTGSVEFFVAALLLFPPSRFVGALVGFGLMIGAVLSHLLFLGIVIDDDGGLLFAMAVSVLISCIIILNLEWDHRPPT is encoded by the coding sequence ATGCCGGTTTTGACTCAAACAGTAAAGAATCGATTGTCCACGATACTTTCCGTTTTTTCGGCGCTTGTATTTTTACAGACCTTATTTTTTAAATTCACCGGACAAGACGAATCCGTACATATCTTTTCCACATTAGGAATTGAACCTTGGGGACGGATCGGAACAGGCTCAGTGGAATTTTTCGTGGCAGCACTTCTGCTCTTCCCTCCTTCTAGATTTGTAGGAGCTTTAGTAGGTTTCGGATTAATGATCGGTGCGGTCTTATCTCATCTTTTATTTTTAGGAATAGTGATAGATGATGATGGAGGATTATTATTTGCGATGGCAGTCAGCGTTCTTATTTCCTGTATCATTATACTTAATCTAGAGTGGGACCACAGACCCCCCACCTAG
- a CDS encoding UDP-2,3-diacylglucosamine diphosphatase has product MKFRRGRLYDAFFISDIHYLLNKKIKSHKHKELFQLLDHLNKKEVRFDNLYLVGDIIENWFFSADRRLQRVKGKKRFNKLFERLDRLASGNGKKYYIVGNHDTTSYLMRLTPKVEHYLIERGWIICEKAENETLIAIHGHQGQYNKFTWMGSILVLRVLHVFASAFPAMFKFSENFYHKHLNRQDPSTVEETLHYYQKLSKLTHQDKKVLISGHTHDFLCIPKMNIINTGDWVKSNSFVIQDGKKFSGIRMTARKEFKKEFVLHV; this is encoded by the coding sequence ATGAAATTTCGAAGAGGAAGACTTTATGATGCGTTTTTCATTTCGGATATCCATTATCTTCTAAATAAGAAGATAAAATCCCACAAACACAAAGAACTATTCCAGCTACTCGACCATTTAAACAAAAAAGAAGTCAGGTTCGACAATCTGTATCTAGTCGGGGACATTATTGAAAACTGGTTTTTCAGTGCGGATAGAAGATTACAAAGAGTAAAAGGCAAAAAAAGGTTTAATAAACTTTTTGAACGCCTAGACAGACTCGCTTCAGGCAACGGCAAAAAATATTATATCGTAGGGAACCACGATACCACTTCTTATCTAATGAGACTGACTCCTAAGGTAGAACATTATTTAATCGAAAGAGGTTGGATTATCTGCGAGAAGGCGGAGAATGAAACTCTAATCGCCATTCATGGCCACCAAGGCCAATATAATAAATTTACCTGGATGGGCTCGATTCTTGTGCTGAGGGTACTTCACGTATTCGCATCTGCATTTCCGGCAATGTTCAAATTTTCCGAAAACTTCTACCATAAACATTTAAACAGGCAAGACCCAAGTACTGTAGAAGAGACATTACACTATTATCAAAAACTTTCCAAACTCACCCACCAAGATAAGAAGGTCTTAATTTCGGGTCATACCCATGATTTCTTATGTATCCCTAAAATGAATATTATCAATACGGGGGACTGGGTGAAGAGTAATAGTTTCGTAATCCAGGATGGCAAAAAATTTTCCGGAATTCGGATGACTGCCAGAAAAGAATTCAAAAAAGAATTCGTCCTACATGTTTGA
- a CDS encoding AMP-dependent synthetase/ligase has translation MEPLKLPFLNSQTLYWTLKSATDTFKEHPAQFFKPDGKTYKSVNFKELGDIVTRIGLGLVSIGVKKGENVGLIADSGHRWIWASMGITNIGSVDVPRGTDSTLEDLIYILNHSKAEVCFAGNSEVVRKISSSFSSFPHLKTVILFESSHHSEQRHPFKLLHLDDLISLGDRWIEEKGELEFHSRGESIQESDLATIVYTSGTTGRPKGVMLTHRNIVFNVNMSLALDDVRITPEDRTMAYLPPWHIAERLIETACVRAGASEAFTSISSLGQDLQDIKPTFLLSVPRVWESFYNKVQDKLKDASPVAKFIFKSFQSAANSYYKYKSRLLGLEFALKPRSFFGEFFNRIGGLFGTFFWFVPNILAQLVFSKIRKSLGGKLKFAISGAGALPEYIDRFFNSIGIPILEGYGMTETSGASTRRRLNRITVGTLGKCIPGVEIKILDEKGEEIHEPGVKGIAWHKGGHIMQGYYLDPEKTAETMKDGWLNSGDLLLWTSQGELKYAGRAKDTIVLLGGENLEPEPIEFALTQSELILQAMIVGHDQKTLSALLVPDWEALDKQLRDWKSRLLQEISDPNSDPDVRELFKKEIKERVSSKNGFKNFEKVSNFYLLPKKFEPGDELTMTMKVKRNVVSDKYKRQIDELFR, from the coding sequence ATGGAACCTCTCAAACTCCCCTTTCTAAATTCTCAAACATTATATTGGACTTTAAAATCCGCTACGGATACTTTTAAGGAACATCCTGCCCAATTCTTTAAACCGGATGGTAAAACTTATAAATCCGTAAACTTTAAAGAGCTGGGAGATATAGTTACCAGGATCGGCTTAGGTCTCGTTTCTATCGGAGTTAAAAAAGGAGAGAATGTAGGTTTGATCGCCGATTCCGGACATCGTTGGATTTGGGCGAGTATGGGTATTACGAATATTGGAAGTGTGGATGTGCCGAGAGGAACCGACTCCACACTCGAAGATCTGATCTATATATTAAATCATTCCAAAGCAGAAGTTTGTTTTGCAGGAAATTCAGAGGTGGTTCGTAAGATCAGTTCTTCTTTCTCATCATTTCCTCATTTAAAAACAGTCATTCTATTCGAATCTTCTCATCATTCCGAACAAAGACATCCATTCAAACTTTTACATTTAGATGATCTAATTTCTTTAGGAGACAGATGGATCGAAGAAAAAGGAGAATTAGAATTTCATTCTAGAGGAGAATCTATCCAAGAATCGGATCTTGCAACTATCGTTTATACTTCCGGGACCACAGGGCGCCCAAAGGGAGTTATGCTTACTCATAGGAATATAGTATTTAACGTAAACATGTCTTTGGCTTTGGACGATGTGCGTATTACTCCGGAAGATAGGACTATGGCTTATCTTCCTCCTTGGCATATCGCAGAGAGACTTATAGAAACCGCATGTGTTCGAGCAGGAGCTTCGGAAGCATTTACTTCTATTTCTAGTTTGGGACAGGATCTGCAGGATATCAAACCTACTTTCCTTCTTTCCGTGCCTAGAGTTTGGGAAAGTTTTTATAATAAGGTCCAAGACAAGTTGAAGGATGCTTCTCCCGTCGCTAAATTTATCTTCAAAAGTTTCCAATCTGCAGCAAATTCATATTATAAATATAAGAGTAGGCTTTTGGGTCTGGAGTTTGCTTTAAAACCTAGATCTTTTTTCGGGGAATTTTTTAATAGAATTGGCGGACTATTCGGTACATTCTTTTGGTTCGTACCGAATATCCTAGCTCAATTAGTGTTTTCTAAAATACGAAAAAGCCTAGGTGGCAAATTAAAATTTGCGATCTCAGGAGCGGGAGCACTTCCGGAGTACATAGATCGATTCTTCAACTCTATAGGAATTCCGATCTTAGAAGGATACGGAATGACTGAAACTAGCGGAGCTTCTACTAGAAGAAGGCTGAACAGGATTACAGTAGGTACTTTGGGAAAATGTATCCCTGGAGTGGAAATTAAAATCCTAGACGAAAAAGGAGAAGAGATCCACGAACCAGGAGTGAAAGGGATCGCTTGGCATAAAGGCGGTCATATTATGCAGGGGTATTATTTGGATCCTGAAAAAACCGCCGAGACCATGAAGGACGGATGGTTAAATTCAGGGGACCTTCTTCTTTGGACCTCTCAAGGAGAATTAAAATACGCGGGAAGAGCCAAAGATACAATCGTACTTTTAGGCGGAGAAAATTTGGAACCTGAGCCGATCGAGTTTGCTCTAACTCAAAGTGAGTTGATCCTACAGGCAATGATAGTGGGACATGACCAAAAAACGTTAAGCGCACTTTTGGTCCCGGATTGGGAAGCCTTGGACAAACAATTACGCGACTGGAAATCCAGATTATTACAAGAAATTTCGGATCCGAATTCCGATCCGGATGTCAGAGAATTGTTCAAAAAAGAGATTAAAGAGAGAGTTTCCTCTAAAAACGGTTTTAAAAATTTCGAAAAAGTATCTAATTTTTATCTTCTTCCGAAAAAATTCGAACCTGGAGACGAGCTGACCATGACGATGAAGGTGAAGAGAAACGTGGTCTCGGATAAATATAAGCGCCAAATCGATGAATTATTCAGATAA
- a CDS encoding porin: protein MKAQTPFFVLLFFLFSQSVNAAPNKSVKKKKVWQRQTETSEKNFNSQQELQEHILTTMGFGKGLSFETSDKQNFLNMRVRFQERAVETIQQKEGEKQTEGLEFQARRARLVFSGNFLGKDWQYYLQLSFSNLDMEEDRPVPLRDASLSYTKFNNANIKLGQMKVPYNRQRFISDGLQEFVDRTVSNEELNLDRDVGVLVSSSNLFGWNCFGYSAGVFGGEGRNRSSNSNGVLTSGKITYYPLGVFLDNGEPDLEHSEKPKLAISIAGANNQNTNRTLSTHGDTYQFAKFDYLNTGAEFLFQWKGFSASGEYLTRKANSPFMEKEIGNRTLTEYSRSVKGGFFQLGYLFKNNLGVALRYSEYRPWGKTDPKLTYSRERGVAVSYYLKDHNLKIQADYAYLEGGYVDSLGSHRIRAQIQVFL from the coding sequence ATGAAAGCGCAGACCCCATTTTTCGTACTTCTATTCTTTCTATTTTCCCAATCCGTAAACGCGGCTCCTAACAAGTCGGTCAAAAAGAAGAAGGTCTGGCAACGCCAGACAGAAACCTCCGAAAAAAATTTTAACTCTCAGCAAGAACTCCAAGAGCATATTCTTACAACCATGGGATTCGGAAAGGGCCTCTCCTTCGAGACTTCTGATAAACAAAACTTTCTGAATATGAGAGTTCGTTTCCAAGAAAGAGCAGTCGAAACAATCCAACAAAAAGAAGGAGAAAAACAAACGGAAGGTTTGGAATTCCAAGCCAGAAGAGCCAGGCTCGTTTTTTCCGGGAATTTTTTAGGCAAGGATTGGCAGTATTACCTCCAATTATCTTTTTCTAATTTAGATATGGAAGAAGATAGGCCGGTTCCTTTAAGAGACGCTTCTCTATCTTATACAAAATTTAATAATGCGAATATAAAACTAGGACAAATGAAAGTACCTTATAATCGCCAAAGATTTATTTCAGATGGCCTTCAGGAATTTGTAGATAGAACAGTTTCAAATGAAGAATTGAATCTGGATAGAGATGTTGGAGTTTTGGTATCTTCTTCCAATCTATTCGGATGGAATTGTTTCGGATATTCTGCAGGCGTTTTTGGAGGAGAAGGAAGAAACCGAAGTTCCAACTCAAACGGAGTACTCACCAGCGGAAAAATTACCTATTATCCTTTGGGTGTTTTTTTAGATAATGGAGAACCTGATTTAGAACATTCTGAAAAACCTAAACTTGCAATCTCAATCGCAGGAGCAAATAATCAAAATACAAACAGAACACTTTCCACCCATGGAGATACGTATCAATTTGCAAAATTTGATTATTTGAATACCGGAGCAGAATTCTTATTTCAATGGAAAGGTTTCTCCGCTTCAGGAGAATATCTGACGAGAAAGGCAAACTCTCCTTTTATGGAAAAAGAGATCGGAAACAGAACTTTAACTGAATATTCCAGGTCCGTGAAGGGGGGATTTTTCCAATTAGGTTATCTTTTTAAGAACAATCTAGGAGTGGCGCTTAGATATTCCGAATATAGACCTTGGGGAAAAACAGATCCGAAACTTACTTATTCCAGAGAAAGAGGTGTTGCAGTTTCCTATTATCTCAAAGATCATAATCTAAAAATACAGGCAGATTACGCTTATTTGGAAGGAGGATATGTGGACAGTTTGGGTTCTCATAGGATCCGAGCCCAAATACAAGTGTTTTTATAA
- a CDS encoding FMN-binding glutamate synthase family protein, whose product MSEELFLEYLNLIDEHAWLFWSAVVFLFLFCVFIHDIFQKKHTIKHNFPIVGHIRYLFEKIGPELRQYWVANDKEEMPFNRAERSWVYATSKMQNNNFGFGTTELLYDAGYPIIKHSAFPFADSKAKFIEGDSSMIPSLKVMGEFRNRKKLYRPASVVNISAMSYGSLGERAVSSLNKGAKIARCYHNTGEGGLSPYHNFGADVVWQLGTGYFGARDEKGKFSLDQFLKRLDANPNVRAIEIKLSQGAKPGKGGILPGAKVTKEIAEIRGIKPGQDCISPNAHTEFDDVKSLIEFIEKLASTSGLPVGIKSAVGESKFWEELASRMRETGQGPDFITIDGGEGGTGAAPLTFTDHVSLPFKVGFARVYKIFQKYEIADRVVWIGSGKLGFPDRAIVAFAMGCDLIHVARETMMSIGCIQAQKCHTGHCPAGVATQSKWLQAGLDVELKAKRAANYIKGFRKELLSVAHACGYEHPLQFTGNDIEIGAGQNRFRTLTEVLEYERAPIRFTTMMDYTSNITALG is encoded by the coding sequence ATGTCCGAAGAACTATTTCTAGAATATCTAAACTTAATAGATGAACACGCTTGGCTTTTCTGGTCAGCGGTCGTTTTTCTTTTTTTATTCTGCGTTTTTATCCATGATATATTCCAGAAAAAACATACGATCAAACATAACTTTCCCATCGTAGGTCACATTAGATACTTATTCGAAAAGATAGGACCCGAGCTCAGACAATACTGGGTGGCAAATGATAAGGAGGAGATGCCCTTTAATAGAGCAGAAAGATCCTGGGTCTATGCCACATCCAAGATGCAAAATAATAATTTCGGTTTTGGAACTACGGAATTATTGTATGACGCAGGTTACCCGATCATCAAACATTCTGCTTTTCCGTTTGCTGACAGCAAAGCAAAGTTTATAGAAGGTGATAGTTCTATGATTCCGTCTCTCAAAGTAATGGGAGAATTCAGAAACAGAAAAAAATTATATAGACCTGCCTCCGTTGTAAATATTTCCGCGATGTCTTACGGATCTCTAGGAGAAAGAGCGGTATCTTCGCTCAATAAAGGAGCAAAGATCGCACGCTGTTATCATAATACGGGAGAAGGTGGGCTTTCTCCTTATCATAATTTCGGCGCTGACGTTGTGTGGCAATTGGGTACAGGTTACTTCGGAGCAAGAGACGAAAAAGGTAAATTCTCCTTAGATCAGTTCCTAAAACGTTTAGATGCGAATCCGAATGTGAGGGCGATAGAGATTAAACTTTCCCAAGGCGCTAAGCCTGGAAAAGGAGGAATATTGCCGGGAGCAAAAGTCACTAAAGAGATCGCAGAAATCAGAGGAATCAAACCTGGGCAAGACTGTATTTCGCCTAATGCACATACCGAGTTCGACGATGTAAAAAGCCTGATCGAATTTATAGAAAAATTAGCGTCTACCTCCGGACTTCCCGTGGGGATAAAAAGTGCAGTGGGAGAATCTAAGTTTTGGGAAGAACTTGCGAGTCGGATGAGAGAAACAGGCCAAGGTCCTGATTTCATTACCATCGACGGAGGAGAAGGAGGAACAGGAGCAGCACCCTTAACGTTTACCGATCACGTCTCCCTTCCTTTTAAGGTGGGATTTGCTAGAGTATATAAGATTTTTCAAAAGTACGAAATCGCGGACAGAGTGGTCTGGATCGGGAGTGGCAAATTAGGCTTTCCGGACAGAGCTATAGTCGCATTCGCAATGGGTTGCGATCTGATCCATGTGGCAAGAGAGACTATGATGTCTATCGGCTGTATCCAGGCCCAAAAATGTCATACGGGACATTGCCCTGCAGGGGTAGCTACACAAAGTAAATGGTTACAAGCCGGTTTAGATGTGGAGTTAAAAGCAAAACGTGCAGCAAACTATATCAAAGGATTTAGAAAAGAATTATTATCAGTAGCACATGCTTGCGGATACGAACACCCTCTTCAATTCACAGGGAACGATATAGAGATTGGAGCTGGTCAAAATAGATTCAGGACCTTGACTGAAGTTTTGGAATACGAAAGAGCTCCGATAAGATTCACCACTATGATGGATTATACGAGCAATATCACCGCACTCGGTTAG